Within the Mycteria americana isolate JAX WOST 10 ecotype Jacksonville Zoo and Gardens chromosome 23, USCA_MyAme_1.0, whole genome shotgun sequence genome, the region CGAAAAATCATTTAGGACGGTGTCATTCAgtgccttgcaaaaaaaaaaaaaaaaaaattacacaagaGCTATTATATATAACTCGGGGCGACCAGTTCGACAAGCGCAACTTTACAGATGCTACGGGTTATATACAACCCAGCATCGACCCAAACACAAGAAGCAAGAATTTCACCCGCCACTTCCACAAATTACTTGCAaaaggtggggtttgggttttttttttttagcatctccCATCCCTCAGGCTTGGTCTTCCTGATGCTGTTTGCTGTAACCGTCCGATTTAGCTGATTTAAGTCTCTTGCTACGGGCTTGACCCCCCTGAGCAtcctttttgctgtattttaatgtCCTTTAGGTCAAGGTGCTGAAGTATGAGTGTGACTTGTCACCTATAGCGCATCCCAAATAGCTTTTTCTCGGGCTGTAACACACCAAGCGTTACGGTTTTGGGGGGCATTCAGCAGCACTTTTTGCCTTTAGACAGGCTAAGAAAGACAGCGAGGCTCAACCGAAAGCAAAGTGGCGCCGGGGTCAACCGAAACACGGCTGGGGCTTCAGCCTTGCtgcagggacaaaaaaaaaaaaaaaatcactttatttttgtgtattgCTGCAGGAGTTGTTTGCAGCGTGCAAGGTGCGGAGCGGGCTGGTCCGTATGTACACGAGGAAAAGTGGTTTTTAGGATTAAAGGGTTAAAATTGCAATCCGGCAGCTTGTTACTTGAAAAACCCATATCCGACCCTCCTAAAACCCCTCTGGGGTATACAGGTGCTCGGGTGCAATGCTGCAGCGTGCCCGGGGAAAGGGGTTTTGGGACTAAGGGGATTAGGTAAAACCCTGCTTGTTAGCAAAGAGGATTTTTGGAAACGCCCTTGCAGGGATGCCAAGGACCGGGTGAGCTCCTCTCTGCCCGGTCCCTCTCGGGGTggccccgaggaggaggaggaggtggtgaaggCCATTTTTTGGGCATCCAGCTCCATCACTGTCCTGCCACGACGGGAACGTGTTTGGGGCGGAGAAGGAAATTTTCATCCAGTTGCCTAAACCAGAGTCTCCGGGGAGGTGATGGGGAGCGTCGCTGCCCGTGCGCCCCAAGGGCTCTTCACCAAAGATGACCGCAAGCAAGaactggggggctcggggggtcCCCACGGGGACACGGGTGACATCTCGAAGCCGTGGGATCTGGGACGCATCAGTGCATGGCGAAGACGGTGAGGACGAGGAGGGCGGCGAGGGAGGCGTCGGCGAGGTGCAGCCGGATGCCGGAGGCCAGGCGGTACTCGCGGTACTGCTGGATGCACATCTCCCGGATCACCTTCGTCACCACCTTGGTCTCCAGCTCTGTCTCCGTTTGGTTCACCGCTGCACCAGCCTCCGACGCGTTCTTCTTGGCGGCGGGTCCGATGTTGTGTTCGGTCACCGTGATGTTAAAGCAGTCGGCGACGAAGACATCCTGCGAGACGGGGCTGCTGTAATCCCGGTAGTAAACCTGGTTGGGGTAACGCGCCGAATTTTCGTTCCACCATCGGTACTCATCAGGGCTGTCGAAGTGATAGTGCATCCCCGACATGACGCGTCCCATGGCGTAGCCCCCCAGGCCTCCCACCACGGCgcctgccgctgccgccccggccaCATGCTTGAAGTTGGTCTTGGATTTGGGGGGTTTCCATGGCTTTTGGTTGTGGTAGCTTCCTCCGCTGGATGGGTTGTAaccctgtccccaccccgggtTGTGGGGGTACCCCGGGTTGTGGGGGTAGCCGGGGTTGTGGGG harbors:
- the PRNP gene encoding major prion protein homolog isoform X2; its protein translation is MARLLVTCCLVALLLGAWTDVAFSKKSKGKPSGGGWGTGSHRQPSYPRQPGYPQNPGYPHNPGYPHNPGYPHNPGYPHNPGWGQGYNPSSGGSYHNQKPWKPPKSKTNFKHVAGAAAAGAVVGGLGGYAMGRVMSGMHYHFDSPDEYRWWNENSARYPNQVYYRDYSSPVSQDVFVADCFNITVTEHNIGPAAKKNASEAGAAVNQTETELETKVVTKVIREMCIQQYREYRLASGIRLHLADASLAALLVLTVFAMH
- the PRNP gene encoding major prion protein homolog isoform X1 encodes the protein MLATIFPREGGWMLARLAGLGCAGASSSLSLFIPPRGSATEAESPRTEQATAMARLLVTCCLVALLLGAWTDVAFSKKSKGKPSGGGWGTGSHRQPSYPRQPGYPQNPGYPHNPGYPHNPGYPHNPGYPHNPGWGQGYNPSSGGSYHNQKPWKPPKSKTNFKHVAGAAAAGAVVGGLGGYAMGRVMSGMHYHFDSPDEYRWWNENSARYPNQVYYRDYSSPVSQDVFVADCFNITVTEHNIGPAAKKNASEAGAAVNQTETELETKVVTKVIREMCIQQYREYRLASGIRLHLADASLAALLVLTVFAMH